The following are from one region of the Rhinoraja longicauda isolate Sanriku21f chromosome 11, sRhiLon1.1, whole genome shotgun sequence genome:
- the c11h1orf146 gene encoding protein SPO16 homolog: MKCILLFTFFQRHDAILSLSREHQRIRFSDSVVTGSIIFPLSGVAFIIIGTQDFCDSSTETKLMERIEQFVRIHRNSFLILTAGLYGQKEWDVLFKIQLRFLGNNLKIIPSHNTGDVVKSMLTLAKVTCKPHADSVRDRIAMSRAQIIERSPVWEMLHKRQLNFLQ, from the exons ATGAAATGTATTTTGCTTTTCACATTTTTCCAGCGTCACGATGCAATTTTGTCTTTGTCAAGGGAGCACCAGCGAATTAGATTCTCTGACTCTGTAGTAACTGGATCAATCATCTTCCCACTTTCTG GCGTCGCATTTATTATTATAGGGACTCAAGATTTCTGTGATAGTTCTACAGAAACAAAGCTGATGGAGCGCATTGAGCAGTTTGTCCGCATTCATCGAAACAGTTTCCTGATTTTGACTGCAGGCCTGTATGGTCAGAAAGAGTGGGATGTACTATTTAAAATTCAGCTAAG ATTTCTAGGTAATAATCTGAAAATCATACCTTCACATAATACCGGTGATGTAGTCAAGAGCATGCTCACTTTAGCCAAG GTGACGTGCAAACCACACGCGGACAGTGTTCGTGATCGCATCGCCATGAGCCGAGCTCAGATTATTGAACGTAGCCCTGTCTGGGAAATGCTACACAAGCGACAGCTAAACTTTCTCCAGTGA